A single genomic interval of Helianthus annuus cultivar XRQ/B chromosome 13, HanXRQr2.0-SUNRISE, whole genome shotgun sequence harbors:
- the LOC110898377 gene encoding UDP-glycosyltransferase 73E1: MAAPPTNLHFVMFPLMAQGHLVPMVDIARILAQRGATVTIITTPHDANQVRPVISRAIEAKLNIQLLELQLRVAEVGLPEGCENFDELPSFEYRKELAAAMDMLEQPAEDLLRTLCQPPDCIISDFLFPWTTDVALRLNIPRLVFNGPGCFYLLCIHVAFSSNILGEIESDTDRVVLPGFPDRVEVTKPQITGASKAISEDDIESWVRFAEAEKAAYGIVVHTFEELEPEYVKEYAKVKNKKIWCIGPVSLCNKEGQDIAERGNKAAINEHDCLKWLDEREPGSVLYVCLGSLARVSTAQAIELGLGLESLNRPFIWCVRNKTKELETWFLEQGFEDRVRNRGLIIHGWAPQVLILSHRAIGGFLTHCGWNSTLEAICTGVPVVTWPFFADQFLNEVLIVEILKIGVRIGVEVVVAFGEEDKVGVLVKKEDVKRAVECLMEENEDIEQRRRVKELAKMAKIAIEEGGSSYENVSSLIRDVTETVRIERNKPLIDQ, translated from the exons ATGGCTGCACCACCAACCAACCTTCATTTTGTTATGTTCCCTCTAATGGCTCAAGGTCATTTGGTACCCATGGTAGATATTGCTAGAATACTAGCCCAACGTGGTGCAACAGTCACCATAATCACCACACCTCATGATGCTAACCAGGTTAGACCCGTTATCTCCCGAGCCATCGAAGCCAAGCTCAATATTCAACTACTCGAACTCCAACTTCGGGTAGCCGAAGTTGGTTTGCCCGAAGGGTGCGAAAACTTCGACGAACTTCCTTCATTTGAGTACCGAAAAGAACTCGCGGCTGCCATGGATATGTTGGAACAACCGGCTGAAGATTTGCTTCGGACACTTTGCCAGCCTCCGGATTGCATCATCTCGGACTTTTTGTTCCCATGGACTACGGATGTGGCTCTACGGCTTAACATTCCGCGGCTCGTGTTTAATGGGCCGGGATGTTTCTATCTCTTGTGTATTCATGTTGCCTTCAGTTCCAACATTCTCGGAGAGATTGAATCGGACACGGACCGCGTTGTCTTGCCCGGTTTTCCTGACCGGGTTGAAGTTACTAAGCCTCAGATCACCGGTGCCTCTAAAGCAATCTCGGAAGATGACATAGAGTCGTGGGTCCGTTTTGCCGAAGCTGAGAAGGCTGCATATGGGATTGTGGTTCATACTTTTGAGGAACTGGAGCCCGAGTATGTTAAGGAATATGCAAAG gtgaaaaacaagaaaatatgGTGCATAGGCCCGGTTTCCCTATGCAACAAAGAAGGCCAGGACATAGCTGAGAGAGGTAACAAGGCAGCCATAAATGAACACGACTGCCTAAAATGGCTCGACGAAAGGGAACCAGGGTCCGTATTGTACGTCTGTTTAGGAAGCCTTGCACGAGTTTCAACTGCACAAGCAATCGAGCTTGGGCTAGGACTCGAGTCCCTAAACCGACCTTTCATATGGTGCGTACGCAACAAAACAAAAGAACTCGAAACATGGTTTTTAGAACAAGGTTTTGAGGATAGGGTCAGAAACCGTGGGTTGATCATCCACGGCTGGGCTCCACAAGTGTTAATATTGTCACACCGAGCCATCGGTGGTTTCTTAACGCATTGTGGATGGAACTCGACACTAGAAGCGATATGCACAGGAGTTCCAGTAGTCACGTGGCCTTTTTTCGCAGACCAGTTTCTAAATGAAGTTTTGATAGTTGAAATATTGAAGATTGGAGTTAGGATTggtgttgaggttgtggttgctTTCGGAGAAGAAGATAAGGTTGGAGTGTTGGTGAAGAAGGAAGATGTGAAGAGGGCTGTAGAATGTTTGATGGAAGAAAATGAAGATATAGAACAAAGAAGAAGGGTGAAAGAGCTTGCAAAAATGGCGAAGATAGCAATAGAGGAAGGTGGATCTTCTTATGAAAATGTATCATCTTTGATTCGAGATGTTACTGAAACAGTTAGGATAGAACGTAACAAGCCATTGATAGATCAATAA